A genomic region of Leptolyngbya sp. NIES-2104 contains the following coding sequences:
- a CDS encoding SDR family oxidoreductase: MSDLTGKVALVTGGAQGLGEAICRVLASAGVTVIVADIREELAEKVASEISSEGGKAGALRLDVTDEAQIQSSITKVIEDYEHLDILINNAGIDVTVSIEELDIKDWDRIMAVNLRAPFILSQAVLPHMKQRRSGHIVNIASTASKRTWANATAYHASKWGLVGFSHALHVEARPERVKVTAVIAGGMQTPFILERFPDTPLDKLQDPKNVADTIRYILTQPPETVIPEVMVIPMQESSWP; encoded by the coding sequence ATGAGCGATTTAACTGGAAAAGTTGCACTCGTTACAGGTGGCGCACAAGGATTAGGCGAAGCAATCTGTCGTGTTCTTGCCAGCGCAGGCGTGACCGTGATTGTGGCAGACATTCGCGAAGAACTGGCTGAAAAAGTTGCCTCAGAAATTAGCTCAGAAGGTGGAAAAGCGGGCGCACTTAGATTAGATGTCACCGATGAAGCTCAAATTCAGTCCAGCATTACCAAAGTGATCGAAGACTATGAACACTTAGACATTCTGATTAACAACGCGGGAATTGATGTCACCGTGTCGATCGAAGAACTCGACATCAAAGACTGGGATCGAATCATGGCGGTGAATCTCCGCGCTCCATTCATTCTCTCGCAAGCTGTTTTACCTCACATGAAGCAACGTCGATCGGGTCACATTGTCAACATTGCTTCAACCGCATCCAAACGCACTTGGGCAAATGCCACCGCGTATCATGCGAGTAAATGGGGATTGGTCGGATTTAGTCATGCTTTGCACGTTGAAGCTCGTCCTGAACGGGTGAAAGTCACGGCTGTGATCGCAGGTGGAATGCAAACGCCGTTTATTCTTGAGCGCTTTCCTGACACGCCATTGGATAAGCTACAAGATCCGAAGAATGTCGCGGATACGATTCGGTACATTCTGACTCAGCCACCTGAAACCGTGATTCCAGAAGTAATGGTGATTCCGATGCAAGAGTCTTCGTGGCCCTAG
- a CDS encoding glycosyltransferase — MKRIALISEHASPFGILGGVDSGGQNVYVGQLAKHLAKRGYRVDIFTRRDRALLPEVAEWSEGVRLIHVPAGDPVEIRKEDLLPHMQEFTAYMLRFCQHTHYDLVHANFWMSGLVAAELKRMLQIPFVITFHALGRVRRFHQGGNDEFPDERFEIEDRLVREADRIVAECPQDETDLVQLYNADPHKITIIPCGFDPSEFWCLDKALARVAIGLHPDDRIVLQLGRMVPRKGVDTAIAGFAKFCQSTPAKLIIVGGELNDSDPRIAKEVDRLNAIATELGVADRVHFVGRKGREVLRYYYSAADVFITAPWYEPFGITPLESMACGTPVIGSNVGGVKFSVADGETGYLVPPNQPDAIADRLSHLYAHPTLMEKLSKQAIRRANDHFTWQSVADSMATLYQSILIDQSGALDSMAVIDRGFTSVITAIQSAHRCLQTELTQAATLITNCFLQNGKVLICGNGGSAADAQHCAAEFVGRFKIPNRRALPAIALSADSALLTAWANDVGYDHVFSRQIEAFAQPNDLVIGISTSGRSRNILEAFETAQRLGIPSIGILGGDGGHARSLCDLSIVVPANDPQHIQEVQIIVIHLLCELVEAWVVNHEQKPKRQRLRLQNRNTASELPLTVNY; from the coding sequence ATGAAACGAATTGCTTTGATTAGTGAGCACGCTTCGCCGTTTGGCATCCTCGGTGGTGTCGATAGTGGTGGTCAGAATGTCTATGTAGGTCAGTTAGCAAAGCATTTAGCAAAACGGGGCTATCGGGTTGATATTTTTACCCGACGCGATCGCGCTTTGCTTCCAGAAGTTGCTGAGTGGAGCGAAGGGGTTCGATTGATTCATGTGCCTGCGGGCGATCCGGTGGAAATTCGCAAAGAGGATTTACTTCCTCATATGCAGGAATTTACTGCCTATATGCTGCGGTTTTGTCAGCACACACACTATGATCTGGTTCATGCAAATTTTTGGATGTCTGGACTGGTGGCTGCTGAATTAAAGCGAATGCTGCAAATTCCTTTCGTGATTACGTTTCATGCGTTGGGACGGGTGCGACGATTTCATCAAGGCGGCAATGATGAATTTCCAGATGAACGCTTTGAAATCGAAGATCGCTTAGTTCGAGAAGCCGATCGCATTGTTGCCGAATGTCCCCAAGATGAGACTGACTTAGTGCAACTCTACAACGCTGATCCGCATAAGATTACAATCATTCCTTGTGGCTTTGATCCGTCTGAGTTTTGGTGTTTAGATAAAGCACTCGCGAGAGTTGCGATCGGGTTACATCCAGACGATCGGATTGTGCTCCAACTTGGTCGAATGGTTCCGCGTAAAGGAGTCGATACTGCGATCGCAGGTTTTGCTAAATTCTGCCAATCTACTCCCGCAAAGCTGATCATTGTTGGAGGTGAGTTGAATGATAGTGATCCGCGAATTGCGAAAGAAGTCGATCGACTCAATGCGATCGCGACTGAATTAGGAGTGGCTGATCGGGTTCATTTTGTCGGTCGTAAAGGTCGCGAGGTATTGCGATACTACTACAGTGCAGCCGATGTATTTATCACTGCGCCTTGGTACGAACCATTCGGAATCACACCGCTCGAATCAATGGCGTGTGGAACTCCGGTGATCGGCTCGAATGTGGGCGGCGTTAAATTCTCAGTTGCAGATGGTGAAACGGGCTACTTAGTGCCACCGAATCAACCAGACGCGATCGCGGATCGTCTTTCCCATTTGTACGCTCATCCTACATTGATGGAAAAACTGAGCAAGCAAGCCATTCGACGCGCAAACGATCACTTTACTTGGCAAAGTGTTGCTGATTCGATGGCAACGTTATATCAATCGATTCTGATTGATCAATCCGGTGCATTAGATTCGATGGCGGTTATCGATCGCGGTTTCACATCCGTCATTACAGCTATTCAATCTGCACATCGTTGTCTACAAACTGAACTCACCCAAGCTGCAACCTTGATTACGAATTGCTTTTTGCAAAACGGCAAAGTGCTGATTTGTGGAAATGGGGGCAGTGCAGCGGATGCTCAACATTGTGCAGCGGAATTTGTGGGACGGTTCAAAATTCCGAATCGCCGAGCACTTCCAGCGATCGCGCTTTCGGCGGATAGTGCTTTGCTGACCGCTTGGGCGAATGATGTGGGATACGATCACGTCTTTTCTCGTCAGATTGAGGCATTTGCACAACCGAATGATCTTGTGATTGGGATTAGCACCAGTGGTCGATCGAGAAACATCCTAGAAGCATTTGAAACGGCGCAACGCTTGGGAATTCCGAGTATTGGGATTCTGGGCGGCGATGGGGGACATGCTCGATCGCTGTGTGATTTATCGATCGTTGTTCCTGCGAATGATCCACAACATATTCAGGAAGTGCAAATCATCGTGATTCATTTGCTGTGTGAATTAGTTGAAGCATGGGTCGTGAATCACGAACAGAAACCGAAGCGGCAACGATTGAGATTACAGAATCGAAATACAGCTTCGGAACTTCCACTCACTGTAAATTATTAG
- a CDS encoding glycosyltransferase, producing the protein MKPLRILTWHVHGSYLYYLVQSPHQFFLPVKPGFPEGYGGKLGGFPWGDNVHNVSADEVRNLEFDCILFQSRKNYLEDQYEILSDKQRQLPRLYLEHDPPREQPTDTCHVVNDPNVLLVHVTHFNDLMWNSGKTPTCVIEHGVMVPEQVRYQGELEKGIVVVNGLQSRGRRLGADVFDRVRAQVPLELVGMQAEKLGGKGEVPHDQLAEFTSHYRFFFNPIRYTSLGLSVCEAMMIGMPIVGLATTEMATVIENGVSGYVDTNIDRLIEVMQHLQQYPEEAQRLSQGAKKVAEERFNIHRFVRDWNQAFARVVDRKPTLSVV; encoded by the coding sequence ATGAAACCTCTTCGGATTCTCACTTGGCATGTCCACGGGAGCTATTTATATTATCTAGTCCAGTCCCCGCATCAATTTTTTCTGCCTGTTAAGCCTGGATTTCCAGAAGGATACGGCGGCAAGTTAGGCGGCTTTCCTTGGGGTGACAATGTACATAATGTCTCAGCGGACGAAGTGCGAAATTTAGAATTCGATTGCATTCTGTTCCAGTCCCGCAAGAACTATCTCGAAGATCAATACGAAATTCTTTCAGATAAACAGCGCCAATTACCGCGTCTTTATCTTGAGCATGATCCGCCCCGTGAACAACCGACTGATACCTGTCATGTGGTGAATGATCCGAATGTTCTTTTGGTTCATGTGACGCATTTCAATGATTTGATGTGGAACAGTGGCAAGACTCCAACCTGTGTGATCGAGCACGGTGTAATGGTTCCGGAGCAGGTTCGATATCAGGGTGAGCTAGAGAAAGGCATTGTTGTAGTGAATGGTTTGCAGTCGAGAGGGCGGCGATTGGGGGCGGATGTGTTCGATCGCGTTCGTGCTCAAGTGCCATTAGAGCTAGTTGGAATGCAGGCGGAAAAACTCGGTGGTAAAGGTGAAGTTCCGCATGATCAATTAGCTGAATTTACCTCGCATTATCGATTTTTCTTTAATCCGATTCGCTACACCAGCTTAGGTTTATCTGTGTGTGAAGCGATGATGATCGGAATGCCGATCGTGGGACTTGCGACGACTGAAATGGCGACGGTGATCGAGAATGGCGTTTCAGGCTATGTCGATACGAATATTGATCGCTTAATTGAAGTGATGCAGCATTTACAGCAATACCCGGAGGAAGCACAGCGGTTGAGTCAGGGTGCAAAAAAAGTCGCTGAAGAACGATTCAATATCCATCGATTTGTGCGCGATTGGAATCAGGCATTTGCACGAGTTGTCGATCGTAAACCTACTCTTTCTGTCGTATGA
- a CDS encoding CdaR family transcriptional regulator, which translates to MIREGTALTRFKRVARGIVQRIQEVLNAQVFVVDDREMIVASTEVQAIDRCFDAPSNLRLPFQVGQQRGEVILSQLESDEISLRLAQVLVELIVNQALSIAQQPVQPELKNKFIHDLLRSPNRDESEVLREAQILGLDFTRPRAVILIDAAHYLLSCPTKPFEMLDAQTQRSIQVIIGSIVKFFHLPNDTICAYIGGSEIAVLKASSTQDLEAWADRKDPAGNPSWANLAALKRASTALLNQLRSQTQTDLSVGIGRYHPGIQGLARSYQDARAALSLGHHFSGDNQVYCLDDLGVAAFVGISDESTKIDLAKHLLSPLDQEPELIDTLQVFFAENCYPSSTASRLSIHRNTLSYRLDKITSLTGLNPRLFDDAIQIRLALLLRSLVNSHPGNDSKLGDCTISERSIPVHLVQMPNVFSR; encoded by the coding sequence GTGATACGAGAAGGAACAGCGCTGACTCGATTTAAGCGAGTGGCTAGAGGGATAGTTCAACGCATTCAAGAAGTGCTTAATGCACAAGTGTTTGTCGTGGACGATCGCGAAATGATTGTTGCGAGTACTGAGGTTCAAGCGATCGATCGATGTTTTGATGCGCCCTCGAATCTGAGGCTTCCGTTTCAAGTGGGACAGCAGCGGGGAGAAGTGATTCTGAGTCAGTTGGAATCGGATGAAATCTCGTTGCGGTTGGCTCAGGTTTTAGTGGAACTGATCGTGAATCAGGCATTGTCGATCGCACAGCAACCTGTACAGCCTGAACTCAAAAATAAGTTCATTCATGATCTGTTGCGTTCTCCAAATCGTGATGAGTCTGAAGTGCTCAGAGAAGCTCAAATTCTCGGCTTAGATTTCACTCGTCCGCGTGCGGTGATTTTGATTGATGCGGCTCATTATTTGTTGTCTTGCCCGACTAAACCTTTTGAAATGCTCGATGCTCAAACTCAGAGAAGCATTCAGGTGATCATTGGAAGCATTGTGAAATTCTTTCATTTACCGAATGATACAATCTGCGCTTACATTGGCGGTAGTGAAATTGCAGTACTCAAAGCAAGTAGCACTCAAGATTTAGAAGCTTGGGCAGATCGCAAAGATCCAGCAGGAAATCCATCTTGGGCGAACTTAGCCGCATTGAAACGAGCGAGTACCGCATTGTTGAATCAACTGCGATCGCAAACTCAAACGGATCTAAGTGTTGGAATCGGTCGGTATCATCCGGGGATTCAGGGATTAGCGCGATCGTATCAAGATGCGAGAGCGGCATTGTCGCTCGGTCATCACTTTTCGGGTGACAATCAAGTGTATTGCTTAGACGATTTAGGAGTCGCTGCGTTCGTAGGCATTTCAGACGAAAGCACAAAAATTGATCTGGCAAAGCATTTATTAAGTCCATTAGATCAAGAGCCGGAATTGATCGACACTCTGCAAGTTTTCTTTGCTGAAAATTGCTATCCCTCTTCTACAGCAAGCCGTCTATCTATCCACAGGAATACTTTAAGTTATCGCCTTGATAAAATTACATCGTTGACTGGACTAAATCCCCGTCTATTTGACGATGCGATTCAGATTCGATTAGCGTTACTGTTGCGCTCCCTTGTCAATTCGCATCCAGGGAATGATTCTAAATTGGGCGATTGCACAATCTCTGAGCGTTCAATTCCTGTACATCTTGTGCAAATGCCCAATGTATTCTCTCGTTAA
- a CDS encoding glycosyltransferase family 9 protein, translating to MWTTTLIESSTLLLDVNSRKSVSGAISNLEKIAIVRALPGLGDFLCAVPALRALRTAFPQTKITLIGLPNSQSLGARFEQYIDEFVALPGYPGLPEQPANLEALPEFFEHLRSRQFDLAVQMHGSGIVTNPLTLELGAARTIGFFQPSQPCPDPASFLPFVETEHEILRYLRLLEFVGIPASDSEMEFPIADADRQEFQTLSQIHGLQRYACIHAGASVPSRCWSSDRFAQIAEYLSQRGWQIVLTGTCAERGLTESIARLIKAPTINLAGRTSLGTLAALLEGCKLLVCNDTGISHLAAALKVPSVVIFSGSDPQRWSPLDKQRHRSIVPPASVSDVVEQVEFVLQQESLYVA from the coding sequence GTGTGGACGACGACATTGATTGAAAGCTCTACGCTGCTTCTTGATGTCAACAGTAGAAAAAGCGTGAGTGGGGCGATTTCAAACTTAGAAAAAATTGCGATCGTCCGGGCGTTACCGGGTTTGGGAGATTTCTTATGCGCTGTTCCAGCTTTACGCGCCTTGAGAACGGCTTTTCCTCAAACGAAGATTACGTTGATCGGTCTGCCCAATTCACAGAGCTTAGGGGCGCGATTTGAACAATATATTGATGAATTTGTAGCGTTGCCGGGTTATCCAGGTTTACCAGAGCAGCCCGCGAACTTGGAAGCACTGCCAGAATTTTTTGAACACCTGCGATCGCGCCAATTTGATCTCGCGGTTCAGATGCACGGAAGCGGTATCGTAACAAATCCGCTCACATTGGAATTGGGAGCGGCTCGAACGATCGGCTTTTTTCAACCGAGTCAGCCTTGTCCTGATCCAGCTTCATTCTTGCCATTCGTCGAGACAGAACATGAGATATTGCGGTATCTCAGACTGTTGGAGTTTGTCGGGATTCCTGCTTCAGATTCGGAGATGGAATTTCCGATCGCGGATGCCGATCGACAAGAATTTCAAACGCTGTCTCAAATCCACGGCTTACAGCGATATGCGTGTATCCATGCAGGCGCGAGTGTTCCGTCTCGATGTTGGTCAAGCGATCGATTTGCTCAGATTGCAGAGTATCTAAGTCAGCGAGGATGGCAGATTGTTTTGACTGGAACTTGTGCAGAGCGGGGATTGACTGAATCGATCGCTAGACTGATCAAAGCTCCGACCATCAATTTAGCAGGGCGAACGAGCTTAGGAACCTTAGCGGCATTGTTGGAAGGCTGTAAATTGCTCGTTTGCAATGATACGGGAATTTCGCATTTAGCAGCCGCGCTGAAAGTTCCGAGCGTTGTGATTTTTAGTGGTTCTGACCCGCAGCGATGGTCGCCTTTGGACAAACAGCGACACCGATCGATTGTTCCGCCTGCATCGGTGAGTGATGTTGTAGAACAAGTTGAATTCGTGTTGCAGCAGGAGTCGCTTTATGTGGCATGA
- a CDS encoding dicarboxylate/amino acid:cation symporter, translated as MMQGMNLSTLVLVAMAVGIGFGSVLHDFFPTVIVPLDRYLLTPAGTAFLRLIQFVVVPIVFSSLILGLTRIQNAAQVGRYAVKLILSYCVTSGIAVALGLVMAVVVQPGVGVSSASGVQVSTIAEQQSLIDWLVSLIPTNPIEALSTGNLLQVIFSSALIGVAIQLVGEKAASFVSFVESCYVISEKVLSIVLYVAPIGVFALVSSVIATEGLQLIVKLFAYVFSLFVSSLIMVLFYVFVLALLRAKPIKLLQSLIPALSLAFGTASSNAALPIVLKDVQEVYGLREDIASFAIPLGTALKRDGSAILQGFNAVFVAQMYGIPLTPSLLLAIVLSTFLVSFSTPGVPGAGIIMMTTVLTASGLPVEGVAIVAGVDRLTDGFKTVMNIISNVANAVILSVWESASEQDAIELT; from the coding sequence ATGATGCAAGGTATGAACTTATCAACGCTGGTTTTGGTCGCAATGGCGGTGGGAATTGGATTTGGATCAGTGCTGCATGATTTCTTTCCGACCGTCATTGTTCCGCTCGATCGCTATTTATTGACTCCCGCTGGAACGGCGTTTTTGCGGCTGATTCAGTTTGTGGTGGTGCCGATCGTCTTTTCTTCGCTGATTTTGGGGTTAACTCGAATTCAAAATGCGGCACAGGTCGGACGGTATGCCGTGAAGTTGATTTTGAGCTACTGCGTCACGAGTGGAATCGCGGTTGCGTTGGGTTTGGTCATGGCGGTCGTCGTTCAGCCTGGAGTTGGGGTGTCAAGTGCTAGCGGTGTTCAGGTGAGTACGATCGCGGAACAACAATCGCTAATTGATTGGCTTGTGAGTTTGATTCCGACGAACCCGATCGAAGCACTCAGCACAGGCAATCTATTACAGGTAATTTTCTCGTCTGCATTGATTGGAGTAGCAATTCAGTTAGTCGGTGAAAAGGCAGCCAGCTTTGTCAGCTTTGTTGAAAGTTGCTATGTGATTAGTGAAAAAGTTTTATCGATCGTGCTTTATGTTGCGCCGATCGGAGTGTTTGCTTTAGTCAGTTCAGTGATTGCAACTGAAGGACTTCAGTTAATTGTCAAGCTATTTGCTTATGTATTTTCGCTATTCGTTTCATCATTGATCATGGTTCTGTTCTATGTGTTCGTTCTTGCACTACTGAGAGCTAAACCAATTAAACTACTTCAAAGCCTGATTCCAGCTTTATCCTTAGCCTTTGGAACGGCGAGTTCTAATGCGGCACTTCCGATCGTGCTCAAGGATGTTCAGGAGGTGTATGGACTCAGAGAAGATATTGCCAGCTTTGCAATTCCATTAGGAACAGCGCTGAAACGAGATGGATCAGCTATTTTGCAAGGCTTTAATGCGGTGTTCGTGGCTCAGATGTATGGCATTCCGTTAACTCCTTCACTGTTACTGGCGATCGTACTCAGTACTTTTCTGGTTTCCTTTAGTACTCCAGGTGTTCCAGGTGCCGGAATTATCATGATGACAACGGTGCTAACTGCTTCAGGATTGCCTGTGGAAGGCGTTGCGATCGTGGCAGGAGTCGATCGTTTAACTGATGGCTTCAAAACGGTGATGAACATTATTAGTAATGTTGCCAATGCTGTGATTTTAAGCGTTTGGGAAAGTGCATCAGAACAAGACGCGATCGAGCTGACTTAA
- a CDS encoding NIL domain-containing protein, producing the protein MRSPTETPTDERTTEQRIRLRIPKHYHQEPVISHLVSHYDLTVNIVAAILGANANGDGWFDLNLQGSSANIEAALSYLDELDLEVWRGEESDGW; encoded by the coding sequence ATGCGATCGCCAACCGAGACACCGACCGATGAGCGTACCACTGAACAGCGCATTCGACTCCGCATTCCCAAGCATTACCACCAAGAACCCGTCATTTCTCATCTGGTTTCGCACTATGATCTAACGGTGAATATTGTGGCGGCGATTTTAGGCGCGAATGCGAATGGAGATGGATGGTTTGATTTGAATCTCCAGGGCAGTAGCGCCAATATTGAAGCAGCGTTGAGCTATTTAGATGAACTCGATTTAGAAGTGTGGCGCGGCGAAGAATCGGATGGCTGGTAA
- a CDS encoding DUF4383 domain-containing protein, whose protein sequence is MKRGQLYAFVTGIFFLTLSILGFIPQLQNPINAIEVHNGLSIKLGYVFGLFPTTPVLNTVYAIVGILGLVSSIGLGGSRFYGRGLFQFFAVLAFLGSLEPTNTFFGFMPLFGSNAVLYGLMSIVSFYFGFIDPPGLLEIAVQPPENAIGLDNSITE, encoded by the coding sequence ATGAAACGCGGACAACTTTACGCCTTTGTTACAGGTATTTTCTTTTTAACACTGTCAATTCTAGGCTTTATTCCTCAACTGCAAAATCCAATTAATGCGATCGAGGTTCACAACGGTCTTTCGATTAAGCTCGGCTACGTCTTCGGTTTATTTCCGACGACTCCGGTATTGAACACCGTTTATGCGATTGTTGGAATTTTAGGCTTAGTTAGCTCGATCGGTCTTGGCGGTAGTCGCTTCTACGGTCGCGGATTGTTCCAGTTCTTCGCAGTATTGGCATTCCTAGGATCTTTAGAACCAACCAACACCTTTTTCGGATTCATGCCGCTGTTTGGTAGCAATGCAGTCTTATATGGATTGATGTCGATCGTATCGTTCTATTTTGGCTTTATTGATCCGCCTGGACTGTTGGAAATCGCCGTTCAACCGCCAGAAAATGCGATCGGACTCGATAACTCGATCACTGAGTAA